Proteins encoded in a region of the Candidatus Hydrogenedentota bacterium genome:
- a CDS encoding penicillin acylase family protein codes for MKRWAKRLLVLGVCAAVLLAALGGGAALWVNRAAERDLPPVDGEVRAAVAAPVEIVRDEWGVPHIRAESEADAHFALGYAMAQDRLFQMELMRRAASGELAALLGPPLVKIDRLARMFLLRDRAEETARRIHDESPEVAAVADAFCAGVNAFQEDGPLPFEFSVLGIAPRPFTLADSLTVAAILPITFADALRVDVFSSILRERHPGLPVELLFPGYALEEAPETIMETPEEAAAWVREHPLPLPERERAGATASPAPQDTARAMLNALFAVNALWGGALGSNSWVLGPSRTTTGKPLLANDPHIGFTNPSIWYEAHLTFGDVDNYGLYLPPIPLALIGHTPRLAWGLTMFCNDDIDLFRERFDPADPGRVMHQGEWTEAKTVPQTIPVRLGPDVHFDVRVTPHGPVVTDLFRLANGYTGPDISMSWVWQRVPYTDMEALYALNRAKTLDEFERGVALVTSPGLNISYADTEGNIAWWAAGKIVVRPEHVNHKSLLDGASGRDEPQGFLPFAQNPQLKNPACGFIVTANNLGTVRPVGPLPHLQGNWEPPDRAALIREELQKREKWDAAGALALQMDDRSHTAPRVLAAVLPVLRERRETLGRVEAEALALLEAWDLRHGTASPGAAVFAYLCEHIVREALADEFGDGKALDYYIALPECWMFLRYLVTREDAPFWDDRRTAAGETRGDMMHRAFRAAVSALERRLGANPRDWKWGDIHTMTFRHPFGYVPVLGAPFNIGPFPASGARNTINNMASLGSGGNYEVIGGPSTRRVVDFAGDGAPVVDLVLPTGNSGHWKSPHYGDQAPLFMAGETRRARFAREEVDAGRRHILRLLPE; via the coding sequence ATGAAACGGTGGGCAAAGCGTCTTCTTGTGCTTGGGGTGTGCGCGGCCGTGCTGCTGGCCGCGCTGGGCGGGGGCGCGGCCCTGTGGGTGAACCGCGCGGCGGAGCGGGACCTTCCCCCGGTGGACGGGGAAGTGCGCGCGGCGGTGGCCGCGCCGGTGGAGATCGTCCGCGACGAGTGGGGGGTGCCGCACATCCGCGCGGAGAGCGAGGCAGACGCCCATTTCGCCCTGGGCTACGCCATGGCGCAGGACCGCCTCTTCCAGATGGAACTGATGCGCCGGGCGGCCTCGGGCGAGCTTGCGGCGCTGCTGGGCCCCCCGCTCGTGAAGATAGACAGGCTGGCGCGCATGTTCCTCCTGCGCGACCGTGCGGAGGAGACCGCCCGCCGCATCCATGACGAAAGTCCCGAAGTCGCGGCCGTGGCCGACGCCTTCTGCGCGGGGGTCAACGCCTTCCAGGAGGACGGGCCCCTCCCCTTCGAGTTTTCCGTCCTCGGCATTGCGCCGCGCCCCTTCACCCTCGCGGACAGCCTGACCGTCGCCGCCATCCTGCCCATCACCTTCGCGGACGCCCTGCGCGTGGACGTGTTCTCCTCGATCCTGCGCGAGCGCCATCCGGGCCTGCCGGTGGAGCTGCTCTTCCCGGGCTACGCCCTGGAGGAGGCGCCGGAGACGATCATGGAGACGCCGGAGGAGGCCGCCGCCTGGGTGCGGGAGCATCCCCTGCCCCTGCCGGAGCGGGAGCGCGCCGGGGCAACGGCATCCCCCGCGCCGCAGGACACGGCCCGGGCGATGTTGAACGCGCTGTTCGCCGTGAACGCCCTGTGGGGCGGCGCGCTGGGAAGCAACTCGTGGGTCCTCGGCCCGTCGCGCACCACGACGGGGAAACCGCTGCTGGCGAACGACCCGCACATCGGCTTCACCAACCCCAGCATCTGGTACGAGGCGCACCTCACCTTCGGGGACGTGGACAACTACGGGCTGTACCTCCCCCCGATCCCGCTGGCCCTGATCGGACACACCCCCCGCCTCGCCTGGGGCCTGACCATGTTCTGCAACGACGACATAGACCTCTTCCGCGAGCGGTTCGACCCGGCGGACCCCGGCCGCGTCATGCATCAGGGCGAATGGACGGAGGCGAAAACGGTCCCGCAGACTATCCCTGTGCGTCTCGGCCCCGACGTCCATTTCGACGTGCGCGTCACGCCGCACGGCCCGGTGGTGACGGATCTCTTCCGCCTGGCAAACGGATACACCGGCCCGGACATCAGCATGAGCTGGGTCTGGCAGCGGGTGCCCTACACGGACATGGAGGCGCTGTACGCGCTGAACCGCGCGAAAACCCTGGACGAGTTCGAGCGGGGCGTGGCCCTGGTCACCTCGCCCGGCCTGAACATCTCCTACGCCGACACGGAGGGGAACATCGCCTGGTGGGCGGCGGGGAAGATCGTGGTCCGGCCGGAACATGTGAACCACAAGTCCCTGCTCGACGGCGCGTCGGGCCGCGACGAGCCGCAGGGCTTCCTGCCCTTTGCGCAGAACCCCCAGCTCAAGAACCCCGCCTGCGGCTTCATCGTCACGGCGAACAACCTGGGCACTGTCAGGCCCGTCGGTCCGCTGCCGCACCTCCAGGGCAACTGGGAGCCGCCGGACCGCGCCGCCCTCATCCGGGAGGAACTCCAGAAGCGGGAGAAGTGGGACGCCGCGGGCGCGCTCGCCCTCCAGATGGACGACCGGAGTCACACCGCGCCGCGGGTGCTGGCCGCCGTGCTGCCGGTGCTGCGGGAGCGGCGGGAAACCCTGGGACGCGTGGAGGCGGAGGCGCTGGCACTGCTGGAGGCGTGGGACCTGCGGCACGGCACCGCGTCGCCGGGCGCGGCGGTCTTCGCGTATCTCTGCGAGCACATCGTCCGGGAGGCGCTGGCGGACGAGTTTGGCGACGGGAAGGCGCTGGACTACTACATCGCCCTGCCCGAGTGCTGGATGTTCCTGCGGTATCTGGTCACCCGGGAGGACGCGCCCTTCTGGGACGACCGCCGGACGGCGGCGGGGGAGACGCGGGGGGACATGATGCACCGGGCTTTCCGCGCCGCCGTGTCCGCCCTGGAACGGCGGCTCGGCGCGAATCCCCGGGACTGGAAATGGGGCGACATCCACACCATGACCTTCCGCCACCCCTTCGGGTATGTGCCCGTCCTGGGAGCACCCTTCAACATCGGCCCCTTCCCCGCCTCCGGCGCGCGCAACACGATCAACAACATGGCCAGCCTCGGCTCCGGCGGCAACTATGAGGTGATCGGCGGCCCCTCCACCCGGCGCGTGGTGGATTTCGCGGGGGACGGCGCGCCCGTGGTGGACCTTGTGCTGCCCACGGGCAACTCCGGCCACTGGAAGAGCCCCCACTACGGCGACCAGGCCCCGCTGTTCATGGCGGGGGAGACCCGGCGGGCGCGCTTTGCGCGCGAGGAGGTGGACGCGGGACGTCGGCACATTCTGCGCCTGCTGCCGGAATAG
- the murD gene encoding UDP-N-acetylmuramoyl-L-alanine--D-glutamate ligase gives MKGKRAVLVGLGRSSAAAARLLLREGAAPFITESADGGRFAPFKQACDALGVPYETGGHGDGVFESADLIVPSPGVPAALPPLEAARRRGVPVAGELELASRFCAAPMLAVTGTNGKTTVTELLRSMVEACGKTAALAGNNDTPLSEAVLLPETPDWAVVEVSSYQMETADRFRPCVAAVLNVTPDHLRRHGTLEAYAAMKARVFARQCAGDAAVLNAADPRVAVLPVPEGVRRVPFSAAGRLADGVWTEGGAVFLGADKIMDPGDNPLPGAHNLENVMAALAVMAGAGLPLDRAVAALRAFRGVEHRIEFVLRDPVRGCDYYNDSKSTNVDSLRVALESFDRPVVLIAGGRGKGDDYRPLREAVRRHAVRLVTMGEDAPLLEAAFGDVVPAERADGMDDAVARARALAEPGWAVLLSPACASFDLYNNFEERGRDFKRAVRAVCGLPPEETLENIP, from the coding sequence TTGAAGGGCAAACGCGCCGTGCTGGTGGGCCTGGGGCGCTCCTCGGCCGCCGCGGCGCGCCTGCTGCTGCGCGAGGGCGCGGCGCCCTTCATCACCGAGAGCGCCGACGGCGGCCGCTTCGCGCCGTTCAAACAGGCCTGTGACGCGCTCGGCGTGCCCTATGAGACGGGCGGCCACGGCGACGGCGTCTTCGAGTCCGCCGACCTGATCGTGCCGAGTCCCGGCGTGCCCGCGGCCCTGCCCCCGCTGGAGGCGGCGCGCCGCCGCGGCGTGCCCGTGGCGGGAGAACTGGAGCTGGCGTCGCGCTTCTGCGCCGCGCCGATGCTCGCCGTCACCGGCACCAACGGCAAGACGACGGTGACGGAACTGCTCCGGTCCATGGTGGAGGCCTGCGGGAAGACGGCGGCCCTCGCGGGCAACAACGACACGCCCCTCTCGGAGGCTGTGCTGCTGCCCGAAACGCCCGACTGGGCGGTGGTCGAGGTCAGCAGCTACCAGATGGAGACGGCGGACCGCTTTCGCCCGTGCGTCGCGGCGGTGCTTAATGTCACGCCGGACCATCTCAGGCGCCACGGCACCCTGGAGGCCTACGCGGCCATGAAGGCGCGCGTCTTCGCGCGCCAGTGCGCGGGCGACGCGGCGGTGCTCAACGCCGCCGACCCGCGCGTGGCAGTCCTGCCCGTGCCGGAGGGGGTGCGGCGGGTGCCCTTCAGCGCGGCGGGCCGGCTTGCGGACGGCGTGTGGACGGAGGGCGGCGCGGTGTTCCTGGGGGCGGACAAGATCATGGACCCCGGCGACAACCCCCTGCCCGGGGCGCACAACCTGGAGAATGTGATGGCGGCGCTGGCGGTGATGGCGGGGGCGGGCCTGCCGCTGGACCGCGCCGTGGCGGCCCTGCGCGCGTTCCGGGGGGTGGAGCACCGGATCGAGTTCGTGCTGCGCGACCCCGTGCGCGGCTGCGACTACTACAACGACTCTAAGTCCACCAATGTGGACAGCCTGCGCGTGGCCCTGGAGAGTTTCGACCGGCCCGTGGTGCTGATCGCGGGCGGACGGGGCAAGGGCGACGACTACCGGCCCCTGCGGGAAGCCGTGCGCCGCCATGCGGTCCGGCTGGTGACGATGGGCGAGGACGCCCCGCTCCTCGAGGCGGCCTTTGGCGACGTGGTCCCCGCGGAGCGCGCGGACGGCATGGACGACGCGGTGGCGCGCGCCCGCGCGCTGGCCGAGCCGGGGTGGGCGGTGCTGCTTTCGCCCGCCTGCGCCAGTTTTGACCTGTACAACAACTTTGAGGAGCGGGGCCGGGACTTCAAGCGCGCGGTGCGCGCGGTGTGCGGCCTTCCCCCGGAAGAGACTCTGGAGAACATTCCATGA
- the murF gene encoding UDP-N-acetylmuramoyl-tripeptide--D-alanyl-D-alanine ligase produces MDDRRTLADLAGALGVPAPEGAGAVALSGVSTDTRALAPGQVFFALSGENFDGNRFVPAAFAAGAAAAVCSVPSEGGPCLTVASPLAALQQYASWHRGRARARVFALTGSCGKTTTKELIAGLLETRLRVTRTRGNLNNDIGCPLSLLEIGPDTDFAVIEMGANHPGEIAQLCRIARPEEAAVTLVAPAHLEGFGTIENVARAKAEIMEELPPDGVFYVNADDPHCTAMGDRHRGPKVVYGRRGDVRLLSAAFDASGELVLEVDPVGRLVLPLRVRAYATNVLLAVAVALRHGVTDIETPLRAACARLGRFQELQMGPLTVLSDVYNANPASMAAALEALRDHPGGGARIAVLGEMRELGKASAALHQELGAAAAARGADRVLALGEHAADIVDGARAAGIPLAETFADHAAAAAAVFGAAAPGDVVLVKGSRGIRMELFTEALKRLYGVE; encoded by the coding sequence ATGGATGACCGGAGGACACTGGCGGACCTGGCGGGCGCGCTGGGAGTTCCCGCGCCCGAAGGCGCGGGAGCCGTCGCCCTGTCCGGCGTGTCCACCGACACACGGGCCCTCGCGCCGGGCCAGGTCTTCTTCGCCCTGAGCGGGGAGAACTTCGACGGCAACCGCTTCGTGCCCGCGGCCTTCGCCGCCGGGGCCGCCGCCGCCGTGTGCTCCGTCCCCTCGGAGGGCGGCCCCTGCCTGACCGTCGCGTCGCCGCTGGCGGCGCTCCAGCAGTACGCCTCGTGGCACCGGGGCCGGGCCCGCGCGCGGGTGTTCGCCCTCACGGGCTCCTGCGGCAAGACAACGACCAAGGAGCTCATCGCGGGGCTGCTGGAGACGCGCCTCCGCGTGACGCGCACGCGGGGCAACCTGAACAACGACATCGGCTGCCCCCTCTCGCTGCTGGAAATCGGGCCGGACACGGACTTCGCCGTCATCGAGATGGGGGCGAACCACCCGGGAGAAATCGCGCAGCTCTGCCGGATCGCACGGCCCGAAGAGGCCGCCGTGACCCTGGTGGCCCCGGCGCATCTGGAGGGATTCGGGACCATTGAGAACGTGGCCCGCGCGAAGGCGGAGATCATGGAGGAGCTGCCGCCGGACGGCGTCTTCTACGTGAACGCGGACGACCCGCACTGCACGGCCATGGGCGACCGGCACCGGGGGCCCAAGGTGGTTTATGGCCGCCGCGGCGACGTGCGGCTCCTTTCGGCGGCTTTCGACGCCTCCGGCGAGCTGGTGCTTGAAGTGGACCCCGTGGGCCGGCTGGTCCTGCCGCTGCGCGTGCGCGCCTACGCGACCAACGTGCTGCTGGCGGTGGCGGTCGCCCTGCGCCACGGTGTGACGGACATCGAGACGCCCCTGCGCGCGGCCTGCGCGCGGCTGGGCCGGTTTCAGGAGCTTCAGATGGGGCCGTTGACAGTGCTCAGCGACGTGTACAACGCGAACCCCGCCAGCATGGCCGCCGCGCTGGAGGCATTGCGCGACCATCCCGGCGGCGGCGCGCGGATTGCGGTGCTGGGAGAAATGCGGGAACTGGGGAAGGCCTCCGCGGCATTACACCAGGAACTCGGCGCGGCGGCGGCGGCGCGGGGCGCGGACCGGGTGCTGGCCCTGGGCGAGCACGCGGCGGACATTGTGGACGGCGCGCGCGCGGCGGGGATCCCCCTGGCGGAGACGTTCGCGGACCATGCGGCGGCGGCGGCGGCGGTGTTCGGCGCCGCGGCCCCCGGCGACGTGGTGCTGGTGAAGGGATCGCGCGGCATCCGCATGGAGCTGTTCACGGAGGCGTTGAAAAGGCTTTACGGCGTGGAGTGA
- a CDS encoding twin-arginine translocation signal domain-containing protein, which yields MESSRRDFLKIAAAGPVAAAAGAYGEEAKVDGVSGATQKYREAAGLDKLKGELPKGKIGSMTLSRIIIGNNLIGGWAHSRDLIYVPDLLKAYHTDPKVFETLHMAEAAGIDTMCVINAQADLYRKYRENGGKIQTICQTYPKPDDVTGDIDLAIDNGFTTMYINGAVGDRLTRTNRLDVIAAAIEHIRKQGYPAGIGAHSVQVPMACEAAGIVPDYYVKTFHHENYWSATPRENRREFTVDGHPQPGHNDWHDNMFDLFPDQTQEVMGKVKAPWIAFKVLAAGAIHPRDGFNFAFQNGADFLCVGIFDFQIVEDVNIAIDALAAARERQRPWYG from the coding sequence ATGGAATCATCACGTCGGGACTTTCTGAAAATCGCGGCGGCGGGGCCGGTGGCGGCGGCTGCGGGGGCGTACGGGGAGGAGGCGAAGGTGGACGGGGTGTCGGGGGCGACCCAGAAGTACCGGGAGGCGGCGGGGCTGGACAAATTGAAGGGGGAGCTGCCGAAGGGGAAGATCGGCTCCATGACCCTGAGCCGGATCATCATCGGGAACAACCTGATCGGCGGGTGGGCGCATTCGCGCGACCTGATCTACGTGCCCGACCTGCTGAAGGCCTACCACACGGACCCGAAGGTGTTCGAGACGCTGCACATGGCCGAGGCCGCGGGCATTGACACCATGTGCGTCATCAACGCGCAGGCGGACCTCTACCGGAAGTACCGCGAGAACGGCGGGAAGATCCAGACCATCTGCCAGACCTATCCGAAGCCCGACGACGTCACGGGGGACATTGACCTCGCCATAGACAACGGGTTCACCACCATGTACATCAACGGCGCCGTGGGCGACCGGCTGACCCGGACGAACCGGCTGGACGTGATCGCGGCGGCCATTGAGCACATCCGAAAGCAGGGGTACCCGGCGGGGATTGGCGCGCACTCCGTGCAGGTGCCCATGGCCTGCGAGGCGGCGGGCATCGTGCCGGACTACTACGTCAAGACCTTCCACCACGAGAACTACTGGTCCGCCACCCCGCGCGAGAACCGGCGCGAGTTCACCGTGGACGGGCACCCCCAGCCGGGGCACAACGACTGGCACGACAACATGTTTGACCTTTTCCCCGACCAGACGCAGGAGGTCATGGGAAAGGTGAAGGCGCCGTGGATCGCCTTCAAGGTGCTGGCCGCCGGGGCGATCCATCCGCGCGACGGCTTCAACTTCGCCTTCCAGAACGGCGCCGATTTCCTGTGCGTCGGCATCTTCGACTTCCAGATCGTGGAGGACGTCAACATTGCCATTGACGCGCTGGCCGCCGCCAGGGAGCGCCAGCGCCCGTGGTACGGGTAG
- the thyX gene encoding FAD-dependent thymidylate synthase, whose amino-acid sequence MKIVEPSVFLVGETRVHEPGLQAYLEHVGAAGWQTDAPSDSERLSEVMGRLCYRSFEPGMNPNVTRVRQGNAPYLENILKVGHGSVLEHASLNFIFADVSRVVTHELVRHRAGTAVSQESLRFVRLDTLSAYVPMHIRESEEGMEVFVRTVEQLEEVQRSLANLFAIGDEERFSEKKKLTSAFRRVAPIGVATTIGWSCNFRALRHVIESRTDPHAEEEIRLLFGRVFGLVRERYPNLFSDYVAEEVDGLPWVHTGCRKV is encoded by the coding sequence ATGAAGATTGTCGAGCCGAGCGTATTTTTGGTGGGGGAGACCCGGGTGCATGAACCCGGGTTGCAGGCCTACCTGGAGCATGTCGGGGCGGCGGGCTGGCAGACGGACGCGCCCAGCGACTCCGAGCGGCTGTCGGAGGTGATGGGGCGCCTGTGCTACCGGTCCTTCGAGCCGGGGATGAACCCGAACGTGACCCGGGTGCGCCAGGGCAACGCGCCGTATCTGGAGAACATTTTGAAGGTGGGGCACGGCAGCGTGCTGGAGCACGCCTCGCTGAACTTCATCTTTGCGGACGTGAGCCGGGTGGTCACGCACGAGCTGGTGCGCCACCGGGCGGGCACGGCGGTGTCCCAGGAGTCGCTGCGCTTCGTGCGGCTGGACACGCTTTCGGCCTATGTGCCCATGCACATCCGCGAGAGCGAGGAGGGCATGGAGGTTTTCGTGCGGACGGTGGAGCAGCTGGAGGAGGTGCAGCGGAGCCTGGCGAACCTTTTCGCCATCGGCGACGAGGAGCGCTTCTCGGAGAAGAAGAAGCTGACGTCGGCGTTCCGGCGGGTCGCGCCCATCGGCGTGGCCACGACCATCGGCTGGTCGTGCAATTTCCGGGCGCTGCGCCATGTGATCGAGAGCCGGACGGACCCCCACGCGGAGGAGGAGATCCGGCTGCTGTTTGGCAGGGTTTTCGGGCTGGTCCGGGAGCGGTACCCGAACCTGTTTTCCGACTATGTGGCGGAGGAGGTGGACGGGCTGCCCTGGGTTCACACAGGGTGCCGGAAAGTATGA
- the mraY gene encoding phospho-N-acetylmuramoyl-pentapeptide-transferase, whose protein sequence is MWGRFPEKVRERLLAACGHAALDEEDRRAVLLGLNGVLRDRGLYDAAAWTPGTPARELEDLLARGFPALSEKEVVRANRLLLEAAFPDAVAQSSPDLHTKLGVPGFKDLFIPLGFLYVLFVVLVVVSMSNGVNLTDGLDGLAAGVSVISIITYAAIAYIVSRADWSHYLFLTYVPEASELFVFGGALLGAGLGFLWFNSHPAEVFMGDTGSLSLGGAIAALALLTKQELLLPIVAGMFTLEALSVVIQVASFKTTGRRVFRMAPLHHHFELLGWVETKVTMRFWIIALLFALMSLGTLKLR, encoded by the coding sequence ATGTGGGGGCGCTTCCCCGAAAAGGTGCGGGAGCGGCTGCTCGCCGCCTGCGGGCACGCCGCGCTTGACGAGGAGGACCGCCGCGCGGTGCTGCTCGGGCTGAACGGCGTGCTGCGCGACCGGGGCCTTTATGACGCGGCGGCGTGGACGCCCGGGACCCCCGCGCGGGAGCTGGAAGACCTGCTGGCGCGGGGATTCCCCGCGCTGTCGGAGAAGGAGGTGGTGCGGGCGAACCGGCTCCTGCTGGAGGCGGCGTTCCCCGACGCCGTGGCCCAGAGCAGCCCCGATCTGCACACCAAACTGGGCGTGCCGGGGTTCAAAGACCTGTTCATTCCCCTGGGTTTCCTCTACGTCCTCTTCGTGGTGCTGGTCGTGGTCAGCATGTCCAACGGGGTCAACCTGACGGACGGGCTGGACGGCCTGGCGGCGGGGGTCTCGGTGATCTCCATCATCACCTACGCCGCCATCGCGTACATCGTCAGCCGGGCCGACTGGTCGCACTACCTGTTCCTGACCTATGTGCCCGAGGCGAGCGAGCTGTTTGTGTTCGGCGGCGCGCTGCTGGGCGCGGGGCTGGGGTTCCTCTGGTTCAACAGCCACCCCGCCGAGGTGTTCATGGGCGACACGGGCTCGCTGTCCCTGGGCGGGGCCATCGCCGCCCTGGCGCTGCTGACCAAGCAGGAGCTGCTGCTGCCCATCGTGGCCGGCATGTTCACGCTGGAGGCCCTGAGCGTGGTGATCCAGGTGGCCTCCTTCAAGACGACGGGGAGGCGGGTGTTCCGGATGGCCCCGCTGCACCACCATTTCGAGCTGCTGGGCTGGGTGGAGACGAAGGTGACCATGCGCTTTTGGATCATCGCGCTGCTGTTCGCGCTGATGAGCCTCGGAACCCTGAAACTTCGGTGA
- a CDS encoding cell division protein FtsW, whose translation MKRDTTILILTVLSLCALGMLMVFSVSVVQTGGLRTFSKHLVALAIGLMLFLFTLHLDYHKLGEERVFRSMIWVSVVLLVLVLLVGRVTGGATRWIKVAGFSLQPSELARFALIVLLAVKLTQHQAKIKRFWVGCAFPMLTAIVYSLPVVAQRDAGIPFMMVLAAGVMVFVAGAHRGYLAGAGAFVAGLGFALVKFAPHRLERVLVFLDPWSYREDGGWQLIQSMSAFAQGGLFGKGPGAGEQKLGYLPAAHTDFIFAMVGEELGFVGTLLTVLAFLLLAWVMLRIAMNAPDMFGTLLATGFCAMICAQAFFIIAVNLCLLPTKGLPLPFVSYGGTSIMVCLAAAGVVANIGSQAAAEQRAPVQHRHPAHVAGGGPVQAGA comes from the coding sequence ATGAAGCGCGACACGACCATCCTGATCCTGACCGTCCTCAGCCTGTGCGCCCTGGGGATGCTCATGGTGTTCAGCGTGAGCGTTGTGCAGACAGGGGGGCTGCGGACTTTCAGCAAGCACCTGGTCGCCCTGGCAATCGGACTCATGCTTTTCCTGTTCACCCTGCACCTGGACTATCACAAGCTCGGCGAGGAGCGGGTGTTTCGCAGCATGATCTGGGTCTCCGTGGTGCTGCTGGTGCTTGTGCTGCTCGTGGGCCGGGTCACCGGGGGGGCCACGCGCTGGATTAAGGTCGCCGGCTTCAGCCTTCAGCCCTCCGAACTCGCCCGGTTTGCCCTGATTGTCCTGCTCGCCGTGAAACTCACCCAGCACCAGGCGAAGATCAAGCGCTTCTGGGTCGGCTGCGCCTTTCCCATGCTCACCGCCATTGTCTATTCCCTGCCCGTGGTGGCCCAGCGGGACGCGGGCATCCCGTTCATGATGGTTTTGGCGGCGGGCGTCATGGTTTTTGTGGCGGGGGCGCACCGGGGGTACCTGGCGGGGGCGGGGGCGTTCGTGGCGGGGCTTGGCTTTGCGCTGGTCAAATTTGCCCCCCACCGTCTGGAGCGGGTGCTGGTTTTCCTGGACCCCTGGTCCTACCGGGAGGACGGGGGGTGGCAGCTCATCCAGTCCATGTCCGCCTTCGCGCAGGGGGGCCTTTTTGGGAAGGGACCCGGGGCGGGCGAGCAGAAGCTCGGCTACCTGCCCGCGGCGCACACGGACTTCATCTTTGCCATGGTCGGGGAGGAACTCGGGTTTGTGGGCACCCTGCTGACCGTGCTGGCCTTTCTCCTGCTCGCCTGGGTGATGCTGCGGATTGCGATGAACGCCCCCGACATGTTCGGCACCCTGCTGGCGACGGGCTTCTGCGCCATGATCTGCGCGCAGGCCTTCTTCATCATCGCGGTCAACCTCTGCCTGCTGCCGACCAAGGGCCTTCCGCTTCCCTTTGTCAGCTACGGCGGCACCTCGATCATGGTGTGCCTCGCCGCCGCGGGGGTGGTGGCGAACATCGGGTCCCAGGCCGCCGCGGAACAGCGCGCCCCGGTCCAGCACCGGCACCCCGCGCACGTGGCCGGGGGCGGGCCGGTGCAGGCGGGCGCGTGA
- the murG gene encoding undecaprenyldiphospho-muramoylpentapeptide beta-N-acetylglucosaminyltransferase, whose protein sequence is MRVMITGGGTGGHTSPAVAIVEELRRRDPRLLIRWVGRSGGMEETVSRNADVPFRGVPVEGWSRRKTPRMAWTLAKLAWCVFRCALLLRAFRPRAVVGVGGYVSLPLVWAAQRMGIPTFLHEQNKRLGMANRLCAARATRLFLSYPDTIGNFPADRARVVGNPVRSGFINVPPRGEALARFGLAPGVPVVLSCGGSQGARTLNRALSEVAGRFAPDELQFLWMTGKSDAPAARETAAKAGPHVHVFPFIEDMPAACAASDLIVSRAGASSTAEIAVLGKPSILVPYPFATDNHQEHNARAFEEAGAAVLVRDADCTPDRLEALLRELLADPARRATMGAAAVSLAHPLAAETIVEQIIADVYGGGAEE, encoded by the coding sequence ATGCGCGTGATGATCACCGGCGGGGGCACGGGGGGCCACACCTCGCCCGCCGTGGCCATTGTGGAGGAGCTGCGCCGCCGCGACCCCCGGCTGCTCATCCGGTGGGTGGGCCGTTCCGGGGGCATGGAGGAGACCGTCAGCCGCAACGCCGACGTGCCGTTCCGCGGCGTGCCCGTGGAGGGGTGGTCCCGGCGGAAAACGCCGCGCATGGCGTGGACGCTGGCGAAGCTCGCCTGGTGCGTGTTCCGCTGCGCCCTCCTGCTGCGCGCCTTCCGGCCCCGGGCCGTCGTCGGCGTGGGGGGCTATGTCTCCCTGCCCCTCGTGTGGGCGGCCCAGCGCATGGGCATCCCCACCTTTCTCCACGAGCAGAACAAGCGGCTCGGCATGGCCAACCGGCTCTGCGCCGCCCGCGCCACGCGCCTGTTCCTGAGCTACCCCGACACCATCGGGAACTTCCCCGCCGACCGCGCGCGGGTCGTGGGCAACCCCGTCCGCTCGGGGTTCATCAACGTGCCGCCGCGCGGCGAGGCGCTGGCGCGTTTCGGCCTCGCGCCGGGGGTGCCCGTGGTGCTTTCCTGCGGCGGGAGCCAGGGCGCGCGCACGCTCAACCGCGCCCTGTCGGAGGTGGCCGGGCGCTTCGCGCCGGACGAGCTGCAGTTCCTGTGGATGACCGGCAAGTCGGACGCGCCGGCGGCGCGGGAGACGGCGGCCAAGGCGGGGCCGCACGTCCACGTGTTTCCGTTTATCGAGGACATGCCGGCGGCCTGCGCCGCTTCGGACCTCATCGTGAGCAGGGCCGGCGCGTCGAGCACCGCGGAGATCGCCGTCTTGGGCAAGCCGTCCATCCTCGTGCCCTACCCCTTCGCCACGGACAACCACCAGGAGCACAACGCCCGGGCCTTCGAGGAGGCCGGGGCTGCGGTGCTGGTGAGGGACGCCGACTGCACGCCTGACCGGCTGGAGGCGCTGCTTCGGGAGCTGCTGGCCGACCCGGCCCGCCGCGCAACCATGGGCGCGGCCGCCGTTTCCCTGGCGCACCCCCTCGCGGCGGAGACCATCGTCGAGCAGATCATCGCCGACGTCTACGGCGGCGGCGCGGAGGAATAG